One Pyrofollis japonicus DNA window includes the following coding sequences:
- a CDS encoding MBL fold metallo-hydrolase, with product MARAVKARLVFLADDYAGYEVRGLLAQHGLSVLVEVVDHSGRVHRVLFDTGQYGEAIVHNARLLGVDLGSVEAIALSHNHYDHTGGLLEVLRAIGRRVPVVAHPDVFKPSIHIRGDRVRLNIGIPYSRRELEDAGADFLLLRTPLEIAPGVYWLGEIERRYPDLAPGLPGAYTVSNDGELAPHPLRDDTGLAIVVENYGAIVIGGCSHSGIANIASYAAKVTGETPRLVTGGFHMVALSQDKIMETIKVFRDLGVEEVHTGHCTGLQAECILAREYGKGFRKIHAGYAIEITG from the coding sequence TTGGCGCGCGCTGTTAAGGCTCGCCTAGTCTTCCTCGCAGATGACTATGCTGGCTACGAGGTTCGTGGGCTCCTAGCCCAGCACGGGCTCTCAGTACTGGTAGAAGTAGTGGATCATAGTGGTAGAGTTCACCGCGTCTTATTCGATACGGGGCAGTACGGAGAAGCAATAGTGCATAACGCGAGGCTTCTCGGCGTAGACCTCGGCTCAGTGGAGGCTATCGCTCTCAGCCATAACCACTACGACCATACGGGGGGCCTACTAGAGGTTCTCCGGGCTATTGGTCGCCGAGTACCCGTAGTAGCCCACCCCGATGTCTTCAAGCCCTCCATCCATATCCGCGGGGACCGTGTGAGGCTTAACATAGGCATACCGTATTCTCGCCGAGAACTAGAGGATGCAGGCGCCGACTTCTTGCTGCTTAGGACCCCGCTCGAGATAGCTCCGGGAGTATACTGGCTAGGCGAAATAGAGCGCCGATACCCTGACCTCGCCCCAGGCCTACCAGGAGCCTACACGGTTAGCAATGACGGCGAGCTAGCTCCTCACCCGCTGAGAGACGATACGGGACTAGCCATAGTAGTAGAGAACTACGGAGCCATCGTTATCGGCGGGTGTAGTCACAGCGGGATAGCCAACATAGCCTCCTACGCTGCAAAGGTTACCGGTGAGACACCGCGCCTAGTAACTGGCGGCTTTCACATGGTTGCACTGAGCCAGGACAAGATAATGGAGACCATTAAGGTGTTTAGGGATCTAGGCGTAGAAGAGGTACACACTGGCCACTGTACTGGTTTGCAAGCAGAGTGCATACTGGCCAGAGAGTATGGAAAAGGATTCCGCAAGATTCATGCAGGCTACGCGATAGAGATCACTGGCTAG
- a CDS encoding eukaryotic translation initiation factor 3 subunit E — protein MLNPRAYYAALLAAVLLAAAFVTPLIVSKGSAITGTDAETTCIQDRDELRALAIMYKQSILDELRVLGNAVEPVTKTIIESQNPSNELNKALDELADKYWVDAARFLLYTYKLYYVAHRYYECTGDAFNATEIIVEVLYNRPVSKVSGSTVAQIANTIKTLNTNETLAEVKILKEAIRTGNRLAIDEQVKSVISYVLLVKLREVLSSQAQYPQ, from the coding sequence GTGCTCAACCCTAGGGCCTACTATGCTGCACTCCTGGCCGCTGTACTCCTTGCAGCGGCATTTGTGACACCACTAATAGTCTCCAAAGGCTCTGCCATCACAGGCACCGATGCCGAAACAACATGTATACAGGACAGGGACGAGCTAAGGGCCCTTGCAATAATGTATAAGCAATCCATATTGGACGAACTCCGCGTACTCGGCAATGCTGTAGAACCGGTTACAAAGACGATTATTGAGTCCCAGAACCCAAGCAACGAGCTGAACAAAGCCCTCGATGAACTAGCCGACAAGTATTGGGTTGATGCCGCAAGATTCCTACTCTATACGTACAAGCTGTACTATGTTGCTCACCGATACTATGAGTGCACGGGAGATGCCTTCAACGCAACAGAGATAATCGTAGAGGTTCTCTACAACCGCCCGGTATCAAAGGTTTCCGGCTCCACGGTGGCACAAATAGCTAACACAATCAAAACACTCAACACTAACGAGACACTGGCTGAGGTAAAGATTCTCAAAGAAGCCATTAGGACTGGCAATCGGTTGGCCATCGATGAGCAAGTAAAAAGCGTAATAAGTTACGTATTGTTGGTAAAGCTCAGAGAAGTATTAAGTAGCCAAGCTCAGTATCCTCAATAA
- a CDS encoding glycosyltransferase has product MSGVHNEMRGNNNSKEKDNKTGVRVSIVIPTYNEAENLPVLIERLDKVLQGTLYETVVVDDDSPDGTWRVAEKLHEEGYPVRVIRRVGERGLGTAIVRGLREARGEYIVVMDADLQHPPEVVPALVEEAEKSGADVVVATRYREGGGVRGWSKTRLLISRAASLLAYILLAESRRTSDPMSGFFLVRRSLVEKLRLEGRSWKVLLEILAKAPWAKVSEVPYVFERRVRGESKLGFKAMLEFVLDLLRLGEYRVLKFVTVGASGTFVNLFILWLAKGVLGLSEYVAFPLAFETSLTWNFTLHDAWTFRGKRKRKGVKGWVNYWLRYHGAALGSMISYLTIGIGLTRLGVNYLVAGFLGIIVGFLANYLISQYGVWSLHSLDVAKDNKAY; this is encoded by the coding sequence TTGAGCGGTGTCCATAACGAGATGAGGGGCAACAATAACAGCAAAGAGAAGGACAATAAGACTGGTGTAAGAGTATCCATAGTTATCCCTACTTATAATGAAGCCGAGAACCTACCCGTACTTATAGAGAGGCTTGACAAAGTGCTTCAAGGCACATTGTACGAAACCGTGGTGGTTGACGACGATAGTCCTGACGGTACTTGGAGGGTTGCGGAGAAGCTCCATGAGGAAGGGTACCCGGTCCGCGTTATACGCCGGGTAGGCGAGCGAGGCCTAGGCACAGCGATTGTTAGGGGTCTACGGGAGGCCCGGGGAGAGTACATTGTGGTTATGGATGCTGACTTGCAGCATCCGCCGGAGGTGGTTCCTGCCCTCGTAGAGGAGGCTGAGAAGAGTGGTGCCGATGTCGTCGTCGCTACACGTTACAGGGAAGGCGGAGGCGTGAGGGGGTGGAGCAAGACCCGCTTGCTAATATCTAGGGCGGCGAGCCTCCTCGCATACATATTGTTGGCTGAATCAAGGCGCACGAGCGACCCTATGAGTGGCTTCTTCCTCGTGCGCAGAAGCCTCGTCGAGAAGCTGCGCCTTGAGGGTAGGAGCTGGAAGGTGCTCCTCGAGATACTCGCTAAGGCTCCTTGGGCAAAGGTGTCGGAGGTCCCCTATGTCTTCGAGAGGAGGGTTCGTGGCGAGAGTAAGCTCGGCTTCAAGGCTATGCTGGAGTTTGTCCTTGATTTGCTCAGGCTCGGAGAGTACCGCGTACTAAAGTTTGTAACAGTTGGCGCCTCTGGCACCTTTGTCAACCTCTTCATCCTATGGCTCGCGAAGGGTGTGCTGGGGCTAAGCGAGTACGTGGCATTCCCCCTAGCCTTCGAGACCAGCCTTACGTGGAACTTTACCCTTCACGACGCGTGGACTTTTCGTGGAAAGAGGAAAAGGAAGGGTGTAAAGGGCTGGGTTAACTACTGGCTACGCTACCATGGCGCAGCCCTCGGCTCAATGATCAGCTACCTCACGATAGGCATAGGGCTTACCAGGCTCGGCGTAAACTATCTCGTCGCAGGGTTCCTCGGAATAATAGTCGGGTTCCTAGCCAACTACTTGATATCCCAGTACGGCGTATGGAGCCTCCACAGCCTAGATGTAGCAAAGGATAACAAAGCATACTAG
- a CDS encoding polysaccharide biosynthesis protein gives MVSTDSSEFRRAFSGGSWLLLSNITVSLIGLLFWLAMPRLIGLKAMGEASEIVSSAMLASTLVAAGLPLAVIRETAEFGAVGYAASFLVGLLLAILGFLAAYLLAVVLGYAGYALIPASMAFLSIAGIPLLQGLVGLEKYSIYFRLALSAGLVKLVIGIGLGLLGYGLLAALIGHLAYPATLFATGLVIALISLKLQNYIKHSHRFVNRVLGLTVSNYPQAVSLQLMSVLSVYLFAYIVGKPVNTGALYISLMTVNALAFIPGALTTAALPVSVESGKEDVIAEQLRIGLGFVTPIVSAFVAAPRFVLAIVKPELADIAWDSFLVMLLSVIPLSVVQAAVNVLNKRIDKKGLLVIGLLRLLVLILALVTLAPRLELLGAAIAFLAANVAALPLSLHVLGTRHSLLLTSWGIQALSLPLAIIAPTSAGAQLLVLVSAFIVSALLVAVTRLLSFSEALRLVRLFARSVLYKP, from the coding sequence ATGGTTAGTACGGATAGCAGTGAGTTTCGGCGAGCATTCAGTGGCGGCTCATGGCTTCTCTTATCAAACATCACAGTCTCGCTTATCGGGCTTCTCTTCTGGCTCGCGATGCCGCGCCTCATCGGTCTCAAAGCCATGGGGGAGGCCTCTGAGATTGTTAGCTCTGCAATGCTTGCTTCAACTCTTGTCGCTGCTGGATTACCTCTCGCAGTAATAAGAGAAACTGCTGAGTTCGGGGCTGTTGGGTATGCAGCGTCTTTCCTAGTAGGACTGCTGCTCGCTATTCTTGGGTTTCTAGCCGCATACTTGCTCGCAGTCGTCCTCGGCTATGCCGGCTATGCTCTGATACCAGCCTCTATGGCATTTCTATCCATTGCGGGCATACCGCTGCTGCAAGGGCTTGTCGGCTTAGAGAAATACTCCATCTATTTCAGGCTTGCACTGAGCGCTGGACTAGTCAAACTCGTCATAGGGATCGGCTTGGGGCTACTAGGTTACGGGCTCCTAGCGGCACTCATAGGACACTTAGCCTACCCGGCTACCTTGTTCGCCACAGGCCTCGTTATCGCACTGATCAGTCTCAAGCTACAGAACTACATCAAGCATTCCCATCGGTTTGTTAACCGTGTGCTAGGTCTCACTGTGTCGAACTATCCCCAGGCTGTATCGCTTCAGCTCATGAGCGTTCTAAGTGTCTACTTGTTCGCATACATTGTCGGAAAACCGGTTAACACAGGTGCGCTCTACATAAGCCTCATGACGGTAAATGCTCTTGCGTTTATCCCTGGGGCACTAACTACTGCTGCCCTACCAGTAAGCGTGGAGAGCGGAAAAGAGGATGTTATTGCTGAGCAGCTCAGAATAGGCTTAGGTTTCGTGACGCCTATTGTCTCGGCCTTTGTTGCTGCGCCCCGCTTCGTACTGGCCATTGTTAAGCCCGAGCTAGCGGATATCGCGTGGGACTCTTTCTTGGTCATGCTGCTATCGGTTATACCGTTATCAGTAGTCCAGGCCGCCGTCAATGTTTTGAATAAGAGGATAGATAAAAAGGGGTTGCTCGTCATAGGTCTGCTCCGATTGCTCGTACTTATCTTGGCGCTTGTTACGCTAGCCCCGAGGCTCGAGCTTCTTGGCGCGGCAATAGCTTTCCTGGCAGCAAATGTTGCCGCACTGCCTCTTAGTCTGCACGTCCTCGGGACGCGGCATAGCCTCTTGCTTACGAGCTGGGGTATCCAGGCACTCTCTCTGCCTTTAGCAATAATTGCACCGACTTCAGCGGGTGCTCAGCTACTGGTACTCGTCTCTGCGTTCATCGTGTCAGCGCTGCTCGTAGCAGTAACGCGCCTATTGTCGTTCTCAGAGGCTCTTAGACTTGTAAGACTTTTTGCCAGGTCAGTGCTATACAAGCCATAA
- a CDS encoding pyridoxal-phosphate dependent enzyme: MPILRCRSCSATYGLDDRRLLLPICPRCGSPLRIEKEEFSWSPRGRGLQRYSSMLALKPVENRGEGDTPLAVDEFLGLRVWFKLEYLNPSGSFKDRGALLATSHAILLGAGCVVEDSSGNAGLAVARRASINGLESVIVVPRDAPEGKKKAIKLMGARLVEAENRAAAAELAPRIAREKSCYYVYHLGNPLFVEGLETIAYEVYEQEGVPDAVVVPFGSGGLFLGIYNGFKKLQSLGLARRTPRMIAVQGVEVAPLYERIYGSKPANGSSRLADGIRVPNPPLLDDALKALEESRGKVVAVNDSDIVRALKTLVEKGFIVEPTSAAAVAGLEKVASTLREEGVRDVLLPLTGSGLKMLDLLSQLLLP, translated from the coding sequence ATGCCGATCCTTAGATGCAGATCCTGCTCAGCAACATACGGGCTGGATGATAGGCGCTTACTGCTACCTATATGTCCTAGATGCGGCAGCCCTCTAAGAATAGAAAAGGAGGAATTCTCTTGGAGCCCTCGTGGCAGAGGGCTCCAACGCTACTCATCGATGCTAGCACTGAAGCCGGTTGAAAATAGAGGTGAGGGAGACACACCTCTCGCTGTTGACGAGTTCCTGGGTCTCCGTGTCTGGTTCAAGCTTGAGTATCTTAATCCATCGGGGAGCTTCAAGGACCGTGGAGCACTGCTCGCAACGAGTCACGCCATCCTGCTCGGCGCGGGATGCGTCGTTGAGGACTCTTCTGGTAATGCTGGGCTCGCAGTAGCCCGTCGGGCATCTATTAACGGCTTAGAATCAGTCATCGTTGTCCCCCGCGACGCTCCAGAGGGCAAGAAGAAGGCGATCAAGCTCATGGGCGCCAGGCTCGTGGAGGCCGAGAACCGTGCAGCAGCAGCCGAGCTAGCGCCGAGGATAGCGCGGGAGAAAAGCTGCTACTACGTCTACCACCTCGGCAACCCCTTGTTCGTAGAAGGCTTAGAGACTATAGCATACGAGGTTTATGAGCAGGAAGGAGTCCCCGACGCAGTGGTCGTGCCTTTCGGCTCCGGAGGCCTATTCCTAGGAATCTATAACGGGTTCAAAAAGCTGCAAAGCCTAGGACTAGCGAGAAGAACGCCACGAATGATCGCCGTACAGGGGGTGGAGGTCGCACCACTCTACGAGAGAATATATGGCTCGAAGCCGGCGAACGGTTCCTCAAGGCTTGCCGACGGGATAAGAGTCCCCAACCCACCGCTCCTAGATGATGCTCTTAAAGCGCTGGAGGAGAGCAGGGGCAAAGTCGTGGCAGTAAACGATAGTGATATCGTGCGTGCCCTGAAGACTCTAGTCGAGAAAGGATTCATCGTTGAACCAACCTCTGCGGCGGCGGTAGCTGGGCTAGAAAAGGTAGCAAGCACTCTTCGAGAAGAGGGAGTACGTGACGTCCTATTACCGCTGACAGGTAGCGGGCTCAAGATGCTTGACTTGCTCTCCCAGCTCCTACTCCCCTAA
- a CDS encoding MFS transporter produces the protein MVAGPLGASKGYRYNLVALILISFLIPLGFSAANLLIPYYILALKGVLNQLPEKVGSLHAYRAAVEMGILVSAFMGTRAVFAAASGWLSDRIGRKKMIVTGMGLYAVLGVLYAATTDVWQLYVLRGVQGIASALVWPVAETLIVESVEEGFRTRALSLYVMASNVGNIVGPVIGGLAYEVSKRLFASKGVLTVLRVPFILITIATAIGAVMALFIRETLGRETGEKGGKAVFRGGLLELPEPVKRGLTAFYVNGLFNGIAVGIMSSILYVYILDFIAKTPTSVATIMLIGGVAGLAVSYPAAHFADKLDSVSRKRVLVATFAAARGLLALIGFVKSYWVFVAIAALLNIAMNISIPLLRTLQAELVPARLRGRVFGLQQAFFNTGMVAGPLIGGPLYRYLYGKEVLPGVAGPELVFLLASLLGLTGVAFLARLYDPVKVNEAWQSLRGVGAGRASQAS, from the coding sequence GTGGTGGCTGGACCTCTGGGAGCCAGCAAGGGTTATCGGTACAACCTAGTAGCGCTCATATTGATATCGTTCCTCATACCCCTAGGCTTTAGTGCAGCTAATCTTCTGATACCCTACTATATTCTCGCGCTCAAGGGAGTTCTAAACCAGTTGCCCGAGAAGGTTGGCTCGCTGCACGCCTACCGCGCGGCCGTCGAGATGGGTATCCTTGTCTCGGCGTTTATGGGTACTCGTGCGGTATTTGCTGCTGCTTCTGGCTGGCTTAGCGACAGGATTGGCCGGAAGAAGATGATAGTTACTGGCATGGGGTTATATGCTGTGCTTGGAGTCCTCTACGCCGCCACTACCGATGTATGGCAACTATATGTTCTGCGCGGAGTACAGGGTATCGCATCTGCACTCGTATGGCCTGTTGCCGAGACCCTAATTGTTGAAAGCGTTGAAGAAGGGTTTCGGACCCGGGCACTTAGCCTCTACGTCATGGCTAGCAACGTGGGCAACATTGTTGGACCAGTTATAGGTGGCTTAGCATACGAGGTGAGCAAGCGGCTCTTCGCCTCCAAGGGCGTATTGACGGTGCTGCGTGTACCCTTTATACTCATAACAATCGCGACTGCTATTGGTGCCGTGATGGCGCTATTCATAAGGGAGACCCTGGGCCGGGAAACCGGCGAGAAGGGAGGGAAGGCTGTCTTCCGGGGCGGGTTACTTGAGCTACCGGAGCCTGTTAAGCGCGGTCTCACGGCTTTCTATGTGAATGGGCTCTTTAACGGCATAGCTGTCGGGATCATGTCTAGCATACTGTATGTCTACATCCTGGACTTCATAGCGAAGACTCCGACGAGTGTTGCAACGATAATGCTCATAGGTGGTGTCGCCGGCTTAGCTGTCTCGTATCCTGCCGCACACTTCGCTGACAAGCTTGACTCTGTTTCACGTAAGCGCGTCCTGGTAGCAACTTTCGCGGCCGCAAGGGGCTTATTGGCGCTCATAGGGTTCGTGAAGTCCTACTGGGTGTTCGTGGCGATAGCTGCTTTGCTCAACATAGCGATGAATATCTCTATACCTTTGCTTAGGACGCTGCAAGCAGAGCTGGTCCCGGCGAGGCTGAGGGGCAGGGTATTTGGCCTACAACAAGCATTCTTCAATACCGGGATGGTAGCTGGCCCCTTGATAGGCGGGCCCCTCTACCGGTATCTATACGGCAAGGAGGTTTTGCCAGGAGTTGCTGGCCCGGAGCTAGTATTCCTACTAGCATCGCTGCTGGGGCTAACTGGCGTAGCTTTCCTAGCCAGGCTCTACGATCCCGTGAAGGTTAACGAGGCGTGGCAGTCTCTTAGGGGAGTAGGAGCTGGGAGAGCAAGTCAAGCATCTTGA
- a CDS encoding PPC domain-containing DNA-binding protein gives MEILKPLNNPKAFFVKIEEGEKLPEAVATAAKELDIGLAFVHCIGGFSHARIAVYEYTTSTYHYVNVKPLENHVLEVVALNGNIVCDKGDCRPHLHVAVARKPDEIYAGHLVEATVKPFIELFIIDAQAAPSEARRILSHRFTLKADIKPMEK, from the coding sequence ATGGAGATACTCAAGCCACTAAACAACCCTAAAGCCTTCTTCGTGAAGATAGAGGAAGGAGAGAAGCTCCCTGAAGCCGTGGCAACAGCCGCCAAGGAGCTGGACATAGGGCTCGCCTTTGTCCACTGCATAGGAGGATTCTCGCACGCAAGAATAGCTGTATACGAGTACACAACTAGCACGTATCACTACGTGAATGTTAAGCCTCTGGAGAACCATGTATTAGAGGTAGTAGCTCTCAACGGCAATATAGTATGCGATAAAGGCGATTGTAGACCGCATCTCCACGTAGCAGTCGCTCGCAAGCCCGACGAAATATATGCCGGGCACCTGGTAGAAGCAACGGTAAAACCGTTCATAGAACTCTTCATAATAGATGCCCAAGCCGCGCCAAGCGAGGCAAGAAGAATACTGTCTCACCGGTTCACACTAAAAGCAGACATAAAGCCCATGGAAAAATAG